A stretch of Solea senegalensis isolate Sse05_10M linkage group LG10, IFAPA_SoseM_1, whole genome shotgun sequence DNA encodes these proteins:
- the bmt2 gene encoding S-adenosylmethionine sensor upstream of mTORC1 isoform X2: MGDFDKIWREHCEDEQTLSEYALAMKNLADNHWTKNCEGEGRIEWCRSICQEYFLDGGKKRMLEKDEKSAKIAMAVTAASVNTQPYRTIPSSISHLGKMRLLDVGSCFNPFLKFDEFLTVGIDIVPAVESVYKCDFLNLQLQQPLQLAGDAVEAFLRQLHNPIDALPAQLFHVVVFSLLLSYFPSPYQRWICCKKAHELLELHGLLLIITPDSSHQNRHALMMRSWRVAVESLGFKRYKYVKYSHMHLIAFRKVSLATTSDLVSRNYPEMLYIPQDFHSNEEEDCADVPMQVRSEYEDDQLAWGFTELPDTPYDSDSGESQSSSVPGFHELEDPILLQS, from the exons A TGGGTGACTTTGACAAGATTTGGCGAGAGCACTGTGAGGATGAGCAGACACTGAGTGAGTACGCGCTGGCCATGAAGAATCTCGCTGACAACCACTGGACCAAAAACTGTGAAGGAGAAGGACGGATTGAATGGTGTCGCAG CATTTGTCAAGAGTATTTTTTGGATGGCGGGAAGAAAAGAATGTTAGAAAAGGATGAGAAAAGTGCTAAGATTGCCATGGCGGTGACTGCAGCATCTGTAAATACCCAACCTTACAGAACCATCCCAAG ttcAATTTCTCATCTGGGGAAAATGCGTCTTCTTGATGTGGGAAGCTGCTTCAACCCTTTCTTGAAGTTTGATGAATTCCTCACAGTTGGTATTGACATTGTGCCTGCAGTTGAG AGTGTGTACAAGTGTGACTTCCTCAACCTTCAGCTCCAGCAGCCTCTCCAGCTGGCAGGAGATGCAGTTGAAGCTTTCCTCCGCCAGCTCCACAACCCCATCGATGCTCTGCCAGCACAGCTTTTCCATGTGGTGGTCTTCTCACTGCTTCTCTCCTACTTCCCCTCGCCATACCAGCGCTGGATCTGCTGCAAGAAAGCTCACGAGCTACTTGAGTTGCACGGCCTACTGCTTATCATCACGCCTGACTCATCACATCAAAACCGCCACGCCCTCATGATGCGGAGCTGGCGTGTAGCCGTGGAGTCGCTTGGCTTCAAGCGCTACAAATACGTCAAATATTCCCACATGCATCTCATTGCATTCCGCAAGGTTTCTCTGGCCACCACCAGTGATCTGGTGTCACGCAACTACCCTGAAATGCTCTACATCCCTCAGGACTTCCACTCCAACGAGGAGGAAGACTGCGCTGATGTACCCATGCAGGTGCGCTCCGAGTATGAGGATGACCAGCTGGCTTGGGGCTTCACGGAGCTACCTGACACACCCTATGATTCAGATTCCGGGGAGAGCCAGAGCAGTTCGGTACCTGGCTTTCATGAGCTAGAGGACCCCATTCTGCTTCAGAGCTAG